A window of the Enoplosus armatus isolate fEnoArm2 chromosome 5, fEnoArm2.hap1, whole genome shotgun sequence genome harbors these coding sequences:
- the med29 gene encoding mediator of RNA polymerase II transcription subunit 29 has translation MASQQQQQPGGPMSQAGLQQPTSLQQQQQLSQQQDFDPVHRFKMLIPQLKESLQNVMKIASLNLAHNTSIDNGIKSNDASVQRFDKSLEEFYALCDQLELCLRLAYECLSQSIDSAKHSPNLVPTATKPDTVQTESMSYAQYLGMIKSQISCAKDIHNALLECSKKIAGKAQPQGIM, from the exons ATGgcttctcagcagcagcagcagcccggTGGGCCGATGTCTCAGGCTGGTTTGCAACAGCCTACTTcactacaacaacagcagcaattgAGCCAACAGCAAGACTTTGATCCAGTTCACAGATTTAAGATGCTTATTCCACAGCTGAAGGAGAGTCTACAG aatGTAATGAAGATTGCATCCCTGAATTTGGCCCATAACACGTCAATTGACAACGGCAT CAAAAGCAACGACGCATCAGTTCAGCGCTTTGACAAAAGCCTGGAGGAGTTTTATGCCCTTTGTGATCAACTGGAGCTGTGTTTG CGGCTGGCATATGAGTGCCTCTCTCAGAGCATTGACAGCGCCAAACATTCACCCAACCTGGTTCCAACAGCCACCAAGCCAGACACAGTGCAAACAGAGTCCATGTCTTACGCCCAATACCTCGGCATGATCAAGTCTCAGATTTCCTGTGCCAAAGACATCCACAATGCTTTGCTGGAGTGTTCCAAGAAGATTGCAGGAAAGGCACAGCCTCAGGGAATCATGTAG